The genomic window CGAACATGGTCTTCTGGCCGATGACTGCACCTTCCCCCTGGAAGGTCGGACCGAAAATCTCTAGTACAGGCACTTTCATCAGTTCCGACGCTCCTTGGGACGATAGATCACATAGCTTGTCGGCGTCTCCCTCAGGTAGACCTGCAGGCAGACTGGCCGGTTGTCCAGTCCATCGACAAATTCCGCCACCATATCGTATATCGTCTCCGCCATGGTTTCCGTAGTCGGCGGGCGTTCCTGGAACCGCTCGTGTTCATTGAGCAGTGTATGGTCGAATGCATCGCTGATCAGGGATTTGAGCGACGAAAAGTTGACCAGGAATCCGAGGTCGTCAAGTTCATCACCGGCAATCGTGATGTTGACGAAGTAGGTATGACCGTGGACATTGCTGCATTTTCCAGCACGGTCATCAGGTATAAAGTGTGCTGCGGAGAAGTTCAAATCTTTGTTGAGTTCAAATCTATAATCATGATCAGGCGTTTTATAGCTCATCATTGCCACTCCTTTTCATTCAGATATGCCTGCAGTCCATCGTTCCTCAGCCTGCATGCCGGGCATTCGCCACACCCGTCTCCAATGACGCCCTCATAGCACGTCAAAGTTCTGTTCCTTATATAGTCGAGCTGTCCATATTCATCGGCCAGCGCCCATGTCTGTTTCTTGTCGAGCCACATCAGAGGTGTTTCGATGACGAAGTTCCGGTCCATCGCAAGATTGGCAGTGACATTCATCGATTTGACGAAAATATCCCGGCAGTCCGGATAGCCGCTAAAGTCCGTCTCGCACACACCTGTAATGATCGTACCGGCTCCTGTCTGGTAGCCTAGGGCGGTGGCGAAGGACAGGAAGAGCATGTTTCGCGCTGGTACGAATGTGTTGGGCACGCCCTCATCCTCCGACTGGGTGATGTCCATGCCATGCTCGGTCAGTGCATTCGGGCTCAGCTGCCCAAGCAGCGACATATCAAGCACATGATGCTTGAGCCCCTGTTCCTCGGCAATGCTTTTTGCCACTTCTATCTCTTTGCTGTGGCGCTGTCCGTAATCAAATGTCACCAGTTCCACAGTTCTGTAATTTGCCAGAGCATGGAACATGCATGTCGTACTGTCCTGTCCGCCGGAGAAAACGACGAGCGCTTTGTTTCTGTCCATTCTTCATCTACCTCTCATCATTCGATATCCAATTATATGATTTTACCAATTTTTAAGGTGAATTTCCACTCTCCAAACCTTTTATTCCTCATCCTTCAGGCTGAAAGTTGTGTTTATCATTATACTTTTTAGGCTATGAAACTATATCTCGATTTAAAGAAGAACAGGAGAGATTGATAATGGCAAACCTGGAAAAGA from Salinicoccus sp. RF5 includes these protein-coding regions:
- the queC gene encoding 7-cyano-7-deazaguanine synthase QueC, translated to MDRNKALVVFSGGQDSTTCMFHALANYRTVELVTFDYGQRHSKEIEVAKSIAEEQGLKHHVLDMSLLGQLSPNALTEHGMDITQSEDEGVPNTFVPARNMLFLSFATALGYQTGAGTIITGVCETDFSGYPDCRDIFVKSMNVTANLAMDRNFVIETPLMWLDKKQTWALADEYGQLDYIRNRTLTCYEGVIGDGCGECPACRLRNDGLQAYLNEKEWQ
- the queD gene encoding 6-carboxytetrahydropterin synthase QueD, producing MSYKTPDHDYRFELNKDLNFSAAHFIPDDRAGKCSNVHGHTYFVNITIAGDELDDLGFLVNFSSLKSLISDAFDHTLLNEHERFQERPPTTETMAETIYDMVAEFVDGLDNRPVCLQVYLRETPTSYVIYRPKERRN